One genomic region from Luteitalea sp. encodes:
- a CDS encoding type II toxin-antitoxin system RelE/ParE family toxin, translated as MFVSKAPTPLTIREYITSGGVSPFRDWLDTLDAKVKARIQARVLRFETGNLGDHKSVGAGVWEARLVFGPGYRIYFGKDGKTVILLLAGGTKPSQKGDISQAQAYRREYLEAKRHGKTKQGLERGTREGLSRS; from the coding sequence ATGTTTGTGTCCAAGGCCCCAACGCCGCTGACCATTCGTGAGTACATCACGAGCGGCGGCGTCAGCCCCTTTCGCGACTGGCTGGACACGTTGGATGCCAAGGTCAAAGCCCGGATCCAGGCGCGCGTGCTCCGCTTCGAGACGGGCAATCTCGGCGATCACAAAAGCGTGGGCGCCGGCGTTTGGGAGGCCCGGCTGGTCTTCGGCCCAGGGTACAGGATCTATTTCGGCAAGGACGGGAAGACGGTCATTCTCCTCCTGGCTGGCGGTACGAAGCCATCACAGAAGGGAGACATTAGCCAGGCGCAGGCGTATCGGCGCGAGTACTTGGAGGCGAAGCGACATGGCAAGACGAAGCAAGGACTGGAACGCGGGACTCGCGAAGGACTTTCGCGATCCTGA
- a CDS encoding PQQ-binding-like beta-propeller repeat protein: MVHHDIWDLDNNAAPQLTTIQHNGRQVDVVAVASKTGYLYVFDRVSGEPIWPIEERAVPQGTQVPGEKLSPTQPFPTNPPPFSRQSFTADDSNPYILTPKEREEFRQRVARARNDGPFTPIGFDEVVHMPGNQGGSNWGSTASNPADGRVYVIGFNVPTLIRLLKAGEVRPARGGAPAEVVREGYPVTDGFGLFPTIIAPPYTTLTAYDLNTGTIAWQKGLGDDLRLVKHGVTGTGSAATVKGGMVVTGAGLVFATAADRKVHVYDSANGAELATLPLGGPTSGQPSMYEHGGRQYLLVTASGTQPTGPGAISAPHTGPTGIVAYALPAGTTTARSDR, from the coding sequence ATGGTGCACCACGACATCTGGGACCTGGACAACAACGCCGCGCCGCAGCTGACGACCATCCAGCACAACGGACGGCAAGTCGACGTGGTCGCGGTCGCGTCCAAGACCGGCTATCTGTACGTGTTCGATCGGGTGTCGGGAGAGCCCATCTGGCCAATCGAGGAGCGCGCGGTACCGCAGGGCACGCAGGTGCCCGGAGAAAAGCTGTCTCCGACCCAGCCGTTTCCGACGAACCCTCCGCCGTTCTCGCGGCAGTCGTTCACGGCGGACGACAGCAACCCGTACATCCTCACCCCGAAGGAGCGCGAGGAGTTCCGGCAGCGCGTGGCGCGCGCGCGAAACGATGGCCCGTTCACGCCGATCGGCTTCGACGAGGTGGTGCACATGCCGGGCAACCAGGGCGGATCGAACTGGGGCAGCACCGCCAGCAATCCTGCGGACGGACGCGTGTACGTCATCGGCTTCAACGTGCCGACGCTGATCCGATTGCTGAAGGCCGGCGAGGTGCGTCCCGCCCGCGGCGGCGCGCCTGCGGAGGTCGTGCGTGAAGGCTATCCGGTGACCGATGGATTCGGGCTCTTCCCGACGATTATCGCGCCGCCGTACACCACGCTCACGGCCTACGATCTCAACACCGGCACGATCGCCTGGCAGAAGGGGCTCGGTGACGACCTGCGGCTGGTGAAGCACGGCGTTACCGGCACGGGCTCGGCCGCGACGGTGAAGGGCGGGATGGTCGTGACGGGTGCCGGGCTGGTGTTCGCCACGGCGGCCGACCGCAAGGTGCACGTGTACGACAGCGCGAACGGCGCAGAACTGGCGACCCTGCCGCTGGGCGGGCCCACGAGCGGGCAGCCGTCGATGTACGAGCACGGCGGCCGGCAGTATCTGCTGGTCACCGCGTCTGGCACGCAGCCGACCGGTCCAGGAGCGATATCAGCGCCCCACACCGGGCCGACCGGCATCGTGGCGTACGCGCTGCCGGCGGGCACGACGACGGCGCGCAGCGACCGCTGA
- a CDS encoding sulfatase-like hydrolase/transferase, whose amino-acid sequence MKHARRVLIRFSLVGSIILLAAFQPAPSEEERPRDNVLLIISDDLRPDLGTYGNRLMRTPHIDGLASRGVRFDRAYAQYPLCNPSRASLLTGRYPTSVGVLDNITWFRAFQPFVSLPQYFQSHGYATLRAGKIFHGGMDHAEAWTEGGQPRGFTGPRRQPTPGGPSRAARSDRFVVLEGDGEDNGDYRVACCGVYDSALTVHDSQPAGPSHPQNYQIRYVCVQGPNAADHS is encoded by the coding sequence ATGAAGCACGCGCGACGTGTCCTGATCCGCTTCTCTCTTGTCGGCAGCATCATCCTGCTGGCCGCGTTCCAACCTGCGCCTTCCGAGGAGGAACGACCGCGCGACAATGTGCTCCTCATCATTTCGGATGACCTCCGGCCTGACCTGGGCACCTATGGCAACCGCCTGATGCGGACGCCGCACATCGACGGGCTTGCCTCTCGCGGCGTGCGCTTCGACCGCGCCTACGCGCAGTACCCGCTCTGCAATCCCTCGCGCGCCTCGTTGCTGACCGGCCGGTATCCCACGAGCGTGGGGGTGCTGGACAACATCACCTGGTTTCGCGCCTTCCAGCCGTTCGTCAGTCTTCCGCAGTATTTCCAGTCGCACGGTTATGCGACGCTGCGCGCGGGCAAGATCTTTCACGGCGGGATGGACCACGCGGAAGCCTGGACCGAAGGAGGGCAGCCCCGCGGGTTCACCGGCCCGCGCCGTCAGCCCACGCCGGGCGGCCCCTCGCGCGCGGCGCGTTCCGATCGCTTTGTCGTGCTCGAAGGCGACGGCGAGGACAACGGAGATTACCGTGTGGCCTGCTGCGGAGTCTACGATTCAGCGTTGACCGTTCACGATTCGCAGCCGGCGGGGCCTTCACATCCGCAAAATTATCAGATACGATATGTTTGTGTCCAAGGCCCCAACGCCGCTGACCATTCGTGA